The following proteins come from a genomic window of Methylorubrum populi:
- a CDS encoding TadE/TadG family type IV pilus assembly protein: MVAPPTLAPAAQTDPAAEPSPCRRSAVRLRAVQAPLAARIAGFRAAEGAMAAVEFALILPTLLLIMFASIQIVAYIDATRKVELVAHSISQMISQATPPPNTTVAAVNAADLHFSYDSTLVLFPYVMKDAKRRGVAWWQTISINYAAIQFRARNAACQNSTSTSGDLSSCYDANVVWTTTGTQQPASGDNYRPCDTAQMPANDDAPPSRATLPRSSYGPGSLVAIDVVFDFEPTFGSGFVPPIRIARSAYVLPRYASLVNFDTANNDGIATKCTGF, from the coding sequence ATGGTGGCCCCTCCCACCCTCGCGCCCGCGGCGCAGACCGATCCGGCGGCGGAGCCCTCCCCGTGCCGCCGTAGCGCGGTGCGGCTTCGGGCCGTTCAGGCTCCTCTCGCGGCACGTATCGCGGGCTTTCGCGCGGCGGAGGGCGCCATGGCCGCCGTCGAGTTCGCGCTGATCCTGCCCACCCTGCTGCTGATCATGTTCGCCAGCATCCAGATCGTCGCGTACATCGATGCGACCCGGAAGGTCGAACTGGTCGCCCACTCGATCAGCCAGATGATCTCGCAGGCCACGCCGCCGCCGAACACGACGGTCGCGGCGGTCAACGCCGCCGACCTGCACTTCAGCTACGATTCGACGCTCGTCCTATTTCCTTATGTGATGAAGGATGCCAAGCGCCGCGGCGTCGCGTGGTGGCAGACCATCTCGATCAACTACGCCGCCATTCAGTTCAGGGCGAGGAACGCGGCCTGTCAGAACAGCACCAGCACCAGCGGTGACCTGAGCAGCTGCTACGATGCCAACGTCGTCTGGACCACCACCGGCACACAACAGCCGGCCAGCGGCGACAATTACCGGCCCTGTGACACCGCGCAAATGCCGGCCAACGACGATGCACCGCCGAGCCGGGCCACCCTACCGCGCTCCTCCTACGGCCCCGGATCACTGGTGGCGATCGACGTCGTGTTCGACTTCGAGCCGACCTTCGGTTCGGGCTTCGTTCCGCCGATACGGATTGCGCGATCGGCCTATGTGCTGCCGCGCTACGCCTCGCTGGTGAACTTCGATACGGCCAACAACGACGGGATTGCGACCAAATGTACCGGCTTTTGA
- a CDS encoding TadE/TadG family type IV pilus assembly protein: MRRKLNYIQNEEGAAAVEFALVGTAFILTLFFMLATALVLYINQMVDNATVRASRKILTGGLQSQSTAATLENFKQSVCAYLPATFSCNDIVVNLYVVPKSSQPSGYYSFVSPDLNGLIVSNLATGTGVLNLGSRGDYQYLQVVYPVTFLPAPIASWLSGGATFKGKPAYLAISAAAFRNEQY, translated from the coding sequence ATGCGGCGGAAATTGAATTACATTCAAAATGAAGAGGGTGCGGCGGCGGTAGAATTCGCCCTGGTCGGCACAGCCTTCATTTTGACCTTGTTTTTCATGCTGGCGACCGCACTGGTCTTGTATATCAACCAGATGGTCGACAACGCCACGGTGCGGGCCTCCCGCAAGATCCTGACCGGCGGCCTCCAATCACAATCCACGGCGGCGACGCTGGAGAATTTCAAGCAGAGCGTCTGTGCCTATCTGCCCGCCACGTTCTCCTGCAACGACATCGTCGTGAATCTCTACGTGGTGCCGAAATCGTCGCAACCCAGCGGCTACTACTCCTTCGTCTCGCCCGACCTGAACGGCCTCATCGTCTCCAATCTGGCGACCGGGACCGGCGTGCTCAATCTGGGCAGCCGCGGCGACTACCAGTACCTGCAGGTCGTCTATCCGGTCACCTTCCTGCCCGCGCCGATCGCGTCCTGGTTGAGTGGCGGAGCGACCTTCAAGGGCAAGCCGGCCTATCTCGCGATCTCGGCCGCGGCCTTCCGCAACGAGCAGTACTGA
- a CDS encoding pilus assembly protein TadG-related protein — MYRLLTRASRLKGRANALASDHGGSINVMFALAVLPTIGLVGLGVDYGVAITGKTRLDNAADNAALAGVVTAKEYIAANAKQSDVTTAGLTAGQNQALKAFNINAGSVSFATVDLSSPQVTRNGNVLTATITYTATVQSIFGKILGVSATTFSNTVTASADLAGYSDFYLMVDVSGSMGLPTTDADAAKLASQSIESQGNCQFACHFPTAKGWNLAAGKIQLRSDAVNNAVCALLDRASTPVVPNQYRIGIYPFINRLATLAPLSDTTTSLTSLKTAAQCSQKWPLAFTNLLDTGSTQLFTNNDPKTGTGSGGTHFETALPQMKSTIQTYGNGSSTTNPKPFVFLITDGMQNSQSYSAWKDGKTFSGNPSKFKNYPNADWNGSQPAQIDPANCKTLKDAGAIISVLYIPYRYVQNYSKDSYIIWENGRVNGFSPTLADPLRQCASPGLFFTANSAADITASLGAMFDQALKVARITQ; from the coding sequence ATGTACCGGCTTTTGACCCGCGCAAGCCGGCTCAAGGGCCGGGCGAACGCTCTGGCCTCCGATCACGGTGGCAGCATCAACGTCATGTTTGCCCTGGCGGTGCTTCCGACCATCGGCCTCGTTGGCCTCGGGGTCGATTACGGGGTAGCGATCACCGGCAAGACGCGGCTCGACAATGCGGCGGACAATGCGGCGCTTGCCGGTGTCGTGACGGCCAAGGAGTACATCGCCGCCAACGCGAAGCAGAGCGATGTGACGACGGCCGGCCTCACCGCGGGTCAGAACCAGGCTCTGAAGGCCTTCAACATCAATGCCGGAAGCGTGTCATTCGCGACGGTCGATCTATCGTCGCCGCAGGTGACACGGAACGGCAACGTGCTCACCGCGACGATCACCTATACGGCGACGGTTCAAAGCATCTTCGGGAAAATCTTGGGAGTCTCGGCGACGACCTTCAGCAACACCGTGACCGCCTCGGCCGACCTGGCGGGCTACTCCGACTTCTACCTGATGGTCGACGTGTCGGGCTCGATGGGTCTGCCGACCACCGACGCCGACGCGGCGAAGCTCGCCAGCCAGAGCATCGAGAGTCAGGGCAACTGCCAGTTCGCGTGCCATTTTCCAACTGCAAAGGGCTGGAACCTGGCAGCCGGAAAGATCCAGTTGCGGTCCGACGCGGTGAACAACGCCGTCTGCGCCCTCCTCGACCGGGCCTCGACACCGGTCGTTCCAAACCAGTACCGGATCGGCATCTACCCGTTCATCAACCGGCTGGCGACGCTCGCCCCGCTCAGTGACACCACCACCTCGCTGACCTCGCTTAAGACGGCGGCCCAGTGCAGCCAGAAATGGCCGCTGGCCTTCACCAACCTGCTCGATACCGGCAGCACACAGCTCTTCACCAACAACGATCCGAAGACCGGCACCGGGAGCGGCGGCACCCATTTCGAGACGGCGTTGCCGCAGATGAAGTCGACCATCCAGACCTACGGCAACGGGTCCAGCACAACCAACCCGAAGCCGTTCGTCTTCCTCATCACCGACGGCATGCAGAACAGCCAATCTTACTCAGCTTGGAAAGACGGAAAAACGTTCTCCGGCAACCCTTCGAAGTTCAAGAATTACCCCAATGCAGATTGGAATGGGTCTCAACCGGCTCAAATCGATCCGGCGAATTGCAAGACCCTGAAGGACGCAGGTGCAATCATCTCTGTCCTGTACATCCCTTACAGGTATGTCCAGAACTACAGCAAGGACAGCTACATCATTTGGGAGAATGGCCGGGTCAACGGATTCAGCCCGACCCTCGCCGATCCACTCCGGCAATGTGCCTCGCCGGGCCTCTTCTTCACGGCCAACAGCGCGGCCGACATCACGGCCTCGCTCGGCGCGATGTTCGACCAGGCCCTCAAAGTGGCCCGCATCACCCAGTAG